The Niastella koreensis GR20-10 genome includes a window with the following:
- a CDS encoding SusC/RagA family TonB-linked outer membrane protein, with translation MNKLLLHSKVMAIAITASLCISTWENTAAGAGISHYNHWQQATPVKSILDAIAAHYKVNLVYEDRLVKGRYSAYLFVPGQNPVQKVLQELLTPLGLKASKLNDKNFTITTVKRVRNAAGATTDAAETTNTTAAVSSDTIIKPLAASQQPIDTSVTGKTIRGRIISANGEGPIPGASILVRNMKLGTTSDVEGYFTLRIPGATRSITVAHVSYLPQDISPDNKNLMTIRLSPRKDQLEQVVVSTGLYKRPKENFTGAAVTVSGDDLRKVNNVSVLDALKVFDPSIRIPDNVQFGSDPNRLPIITMRGTNNFPQQTTGSAAPVSGADFMANYSNNPNQPLFILDGFEVSLQKIYDLDINRIASFTILKDAAATSMYGSKAANGVIVIETRQPLPGKLRVNYSGMVQVAAPDLTVYDLTNAAEKLEVERLAGVYSAYSSGIRPDADAVLRARYASRMAVIQKGVNTYWLNKPVRTGMGQRHSIYLEGGDAIIRYGIDMMYNNNSGVMKNSNRDNYTGGMNFSYRHKGLLFKNILSVAFNKSRNSNYGSFTDYTKQNQYWNPYDSTGHLARILEAVKDPLNGGSANYFNPLYNASLNTIDQAQYSNVINQTNIEWLLGKGLRLTGRLQLTKQHDESDYFLPANHTSFDTVTSITRKGIYTKGEGNFFSYDGTIQLDYSKRLGKHLILNSTGSSISQTNSDYMTVTATGFPNERLDQINFGNNYQENSKPTYTNNTTRLISAYTNFNYSYDNRYAADFSIRSDGSSQFGTDKRFGTFWSAGVSWNLHREKILADKSYINMLRLRSSIGTTGDSRFQSFMGITTYQYYTDQNYRGLVGSILKGYGNSNLQWQNTFKRNIGLDLGLFKDRILINFDVYRENTTKLILDINTPPSDGFSSYKENAGELENRGYEFKLNVFVIKNEKKQIYWNIFGNGLHNQDHIKSISNSLKKLNQLNDANSTTTTSADYNKQAKPQFRFQEGMSVNAIWAVRSLGIDPSTGREVFLKRDGTQTYVWDANDKMPVGNTVPDLRGSFGTNVTWKGISLAVYFSYELGGDMYNQTLVDRVEVTDFTYNVDRRVLLGRWAKPGDVTYFKGLINDYGNPVTTATYVTSRFVQKNNFVNAESISLSYQLPDKLNRQLKLSNTKFTFIVNDLKRWSGIQVERGLDYPFARNLTLNVSTSL, from the coding sequence ATGAACAAACTGCTATTGCATAGCAAGGTGATGGCTATTGCCATTACCGCAAGCCTGTGCATTTCAACATGGGAAAATACAGCAGCCGGCGCCGGCATAAGCCATTACAACCACTGGCAACAGGCAACCCCGGTAAAATCGATCCTCGATGCCATTGCCGCACACTACAAGGTAAACCTGGTATATGAAGACCGCCTGGTAAAAGGAAGATATTCAGCCTACCTGTTCGTTCCCGGCCAGAACCCGGTACAAAAAGTATTACAGGAACTGCTGACACCGCTGGGATTAAAAGCCTCGAAATTGAATGATAAGAACTTTACCATTACAACGGTAAAGCGGGTCAGGAATGCGGCCGGCGCCACCACCGATGCTGCAGAAACTACCAATACTACAGCGGCAGTGTCTTCAGACACCATTATAAAACCGCTTGCAGCCAGTCAGCAACCCATCGATACTTCCGTAACGGGCAAAACCATCAGGGGCCGTATAATAAGCGCCAATGGCGAAGGCCCCATCCCCGGCGCTTCCATCTTGGTGCGTAATATGAAACTGGGTACAACCAGCGATGTGGAGGGATATTTTACCCTGCGTATTCCGGGAGCCACCCGCAGTATAACGGTGGCGCATGTGAGTTATTTGCCGCAGGACATTTCGCCTGATAATAAAAACCTGATGACGATCAGGCTCTCACCCCGGAAAGACCAGTTGGAACAGGTGGTCGTAAGTACGGGTTTGTATAAAAGACCAAAAGAAAATTTTACCGGCGCCGCAGTCACAGTTTCGGGCGATGACCTGCGCAAGGTGAACAATGTAAGCGTACTGGATGCCCTGAAAGTATTCGACCCCTCCATTCGCATTCCCGATAACGTTCAGTTTGGCAGCGACCCCAACCGCTTACCCATCATCACCATGCGGGGCACCAATAATTTTCCCCAGCAAACCACTGGCTCTGCCGCCCCGGTATCCGGCGCCGACTTCATGGCCAATTACTCCAACAACCCCAACCAGCCCCTGTTCATTCTCGATGGGTTTGAAGTAAGCCTGCAAAAGATCTACGACCTCGACATCAACCGCATTGCCAGCTTTACCATCTTAAAAGATGCAGCCGCCACCTCTATGTACGGTTCAAAAGCCGCCAACGGGGTGATCGTTATTGAAACGCGTCAGCCTTTACCAGGTAAACTGCGGGTAAACTACAGCGGTATGGTGCAGGTGGCAGCGCCCGATTTAACCGTATACGATCTTACCAACGCAGCAGAAAAACTGGAAGTGGAACGCCTGGCAGGTGTTTATTCCGCCTACAGTTCCGGTATTCGTCCGGATGCCGATGCCGTACTCCGGGCCAGGTATGCAAGCAGAATGGCCGTTATACAAAAAGGCGTAAATACGTATTGGCTGAATAAACCGGTTAGAACGGGAATGGGCCAGCGTCATTCGATTTACCTCGAGGGCGGTGACGCTATCATCCGCTACGGTATAGACATGATGTACAACAACAACAGCGGGGTAATGAAAAACAGCAACCGTGATAATTATACCGGCGGTATGAACTTCAGTTACCGGCACAAAGGCCTGCTGTTCAAAAATATTTTGTCCGTTGCCTTTAATAAATCCCGCAATAGTAATTATGGCTCTTTTACCGATTATACCAAACAGAACCAGTACTGGAATCCATATGACTCAACCGGTCATCTGGCACGCATCCTGGAAGCAGTAAAAGACCCATTGAACGGAGGCAGCGCCAATTACTTCAATCCATTATACAACGCCTCATTAAACACAATTGACCAGGCCCAGTACTCCAACGTTATTAACCAAACCAATATAGAATGGTTGTTGGGCAAAGGCCTGCGCTTGACCGGCCGCTTACAGCTCACCAAACAACACGACGAAAGCGACTATTTTTTACCCGCCAACCACACCAGCTTCGATACGGTTACCAGCATAACCCGCAAAGGGATCTATACAAAAGGGGAAGGTAATTTCTTTTCCTACGATGGAACCATCCAACTGGATTACAGCAAACGGCTGGGTAAGCATTTGATCCTGAATTCAACCGGCAGCAGCATTTCCCAAACCAACAGCGACTACATGACGGTCACTGCCACCGGCTTTCCCAATGAACGCCTGGACCAGATCAACTTCGGTAATAATTACCAGGAAAACAGCAAGCCAACTTATACCAACAATACCACCCGGCTTATATCGGCTTACACCAACTTCAATTACAGTTACGATAACCGGTATGCCGCCGACTTTAGTATCCGCAGCGACGGATCATCACAATTCGGTACCGACAAACGCTTTGGCACCTTCTGGAGCGCCGGCGTAAGCTGGAACCTGCACCGGGAAAAGATCCTCGCCGATAAATCATACATCAATATGCTTCGCCTGCGCAGCAGTATTGGTACAACGGGCGACAGCCGCTTTCAATCGTTCATGGGCATCACCACCTATCAGTATTATACCGATCAAAACTATCGCGGCCTGGTTGGTTCTATCCTGAAAGGATATGGCAACTCAAACCTGCAATGGCAAAACACTTTTAAAAGAAACATAGGGTTAGACCTTGGCCTGTTCAAAGACCGCATTCTCATCAACTTCGATGTGTACCGGGAAAACACCACCAAGCTGATCCTCGACATCAATACGCCGCCTTCAGATGGGTTTAGCAGTTATAAAGAAAATGCCGGCGAGCTGGAGAACAGAGGATATGAATTCAAACTGAATGTATTTGTGATCAAGAACGAAAAGAAACAAATTTACTGGAACATCTTTGGGAACGGATTACACAACCAGGACCATATTAAATCAATCTCCAATTCGCTCAAGAAGCTGAATCAGCTTAACGACGCCAACTCCACTACAACTACTTCAGCGGATTATAACAAACAGGCAAAACCGCAGTTCCGTTTCCAGGAAGGTATGAGTGTGAACGCCATCTGGGCAGTACGGTCGTTAGGCATCGATCCCAGTACCGGCCGCGAGGTATTCCTGAAACGGGATGGCACCCAGACCTATGTATGGGATGCCAATGATAAAATGCCGGTGGGTAATACAGTACCAGACCTGCGTGGCAGCTTTGGCACCAATGTAACCTGGAAAGGCATTTCGCTGGCCGTATATTTCTCGTACGAACTGGGCGGCGATATGTATAACCAAACCCTGGTAGACAGGGTAGAGGTGACCGACTTCACGTACAATGTAGACAGAAGGGTATTGCTGGGCCGCTGGGCAAAACCTGGCGATGTTACCTACTTTAAAGGACTGATAAACGATTATGGCAACCCGGTAACTACCGCCACCTATGTAACATCACGCTTTGTACAAAAGAACAATTTTGTAAATGCCGAAAGCATTTCCCTCTCATATCAGTTACCCGACAAACTAAACCGGCAGTTAAAGCTGAGCAACACCAAATTCACCTTTATTGTAAACGACCTTAAACGCTGGTCGGGCATCCAGGTAGAAAGAGGGTTGGATTATCCGTTTGCCCGTAACCTGACGTTAAACGTAAGTACATCATTGTAA
- a CDS encoding RNA polymerase sigma factor yields MHSNQNEYTTEQKLWDTFLAGDDKSLEIIYRRYFDELYNYGIKWLNDISLTEDSIQDLFVKLLRTRKNLSATTSIKYYLFRAFRSMVLDKLKGKNKTAYLDEAGKNLFVFDLSPEKSMIQQEEHTSLQKRLSAALDTLTPRQREAIFLRYTEGFSYEQVAAMMALTTKGTYKLMARAIDALKEQLKGTAWQYVMPVSLLIPLLKNILK; encoded by the coding sequence ATGCACAGCAACCAAAACGAATATACAACGGAACAAAAGCTATGGGACACCTTTTTGGCAGGAGATGACAAAAGCCTGGAGATCATTTACCGGCGCTATTTTGACGAGCTCTACAATTATGGTATTAAATGGCTTAACGACATTTCATTAACAGAAGATTCCATCCAGGACCTCTTTGTAAAACTGCTGCGCACCCGGAAAAACCTCTCCGCCACCACTTCCATCAAATATTATCTCTTCAGAGCCTTTCGCTCCATGGTGCTGGACAAACTAAAAGGCAAAAACAAAACCGCCTACCTCGACGAAGCGGGTAAAAATCTATTTGTATTCGACCTGTCGCCCGAAAAAAGCATGATCCAGCAGGAAGAGCATACGTCTTTGCAAAAACGCCTGTCGGCCGCGCTGGACACCCTTACACCCCGCCAGCGGGAAGCCATTTTTTTACGCTATACAGAAGGTTTTTCCTACGAACAGGTAGCCGCTATGATGGCCCTTACCACCAAAGGCACTTATAAATTAATGGCCCGCGCCATTGATGCGTTGAAAGAACAATTAAAAGGAACCGCCTGGCAATATGTAATGCCGGTGAGCCTGTTAATACCCCTGCTAAAAAATATTTTAAAATGA
- a CDS encoding FecR family protein gives MPDQYAKYEQYTLSDFMLDEDFLLWIKQPDAAKDMFWNGLALAYPQQQATIGDARTLAAALTVQKETASEATKNRIWNAVSNSRSKMVTIKRAITWMAAAAVVLIIGSVALFKYLGANEAVIKTAYGQKRAITLPDGSQVVLNANSQLKYKPRPRRHAPREVWINGEAWFNVVHLNKTGTPVQAAERFIVHLPTMNVEVLGTTFTINTRRNREQVVLQTGSVKVNVPSKSSPVFLKPGDLVNYNKDSKVLSKATTNPADCALWKENRLKFDNTPLREVIQLIEDDYGYKVAITDSTILERTLGGTLSSESEQILFRALENMLDVKITVNNKTVTISK, from the coding sequence ATGCCAGACCAATATGCGAAATACGAGCAATACACCCTTTCAGATTTTATGCTGGATGAGGACTTCCTGTTGTGGATAAAACAACCGGATGCCGCTAAGGATATGTTTTGGAATGGACTGGCACTGGCATATCCGCAACAGCAGGCAACCATTGGCGATGCCCGTACACTGGCAGCAGCGCTTACAGTTCAAAAAGAAACAGCCAGTGAAGCCACCAAAAACAGGATCTGGAATGCAGTTTCCAATTCGCGGAGTAAAATGGTTACCATAAAACGCGCTATTACCTGGATGGCTGCAGCAGCGGTTGTACTTATTATAGGAAGTGTAGCGTTGTTTAAATACCTGGGCGCCAATGAAGCCGTGATAAAAACTGCGTATGGGCAAAAGCGCGCCATCACGTTGCCCGATGGAAGCCAGGTAGTACTGAATGCCAATTCGCAACTGAAATATAAACCCCGGCCCCGCCGGCATGCACCGCGTGAAGTTTGGATCAATGGCGAAGCCTGGTTCAATGTGGTGCATCTTAATAAAACCGGCACACCTGTACAGGCAGCAGAGCGATTCATTGTGCACTTACCCACGATGAATGTGGAAGTGCTGGGCACCACCTTTACCATCAATACCCGGCGCAACCGGGAGCAGGTAGTACTGCAAACCGGAAGCGTAAAAGTAAATGTGCCATCAAAATCATCACCGGTATTTTTAAAACCAGGCGACCTGGTGAATTATAATAAAGACAGTAAAGTACTATCAAAAGCCACCACCAATCCTGCCGATTGCGCCTTATGGAAAGAGAACAGGTTGAAATTTGACAACACACCGTTGCGTGAGGTAATACAACTGATAGAAGACGATTATGGTTACAAAGTAGCAATAACCGACAGCACAATCTTAGAGCGCACCCTCGGTGGTACCCTTTCCTCAGAAAGTGAACAGATCTTATTCAGGGCCCTGGAAAATATGTTGGATGTAAAAATTACAGTCAACAACAAAACAGTTACGATCAGTAAGTAA